A genomic window from Luteolibacter sp. LG18 includes:
- a CDS encoding glycosyltransferase: MIKIVLSSDQRGLPYNATLIGSVLRRTTANVHVRFYTRGYRRESFTSGRLKVDFIETDEAVTGRYPGHVNLAVFDRLRVIRDFDDWDRCLILDHDMAVLCDLAPYFAEDFEGNLLMGRLFGPGNTLGLQMKSRGGLPEDWQHCEDHPYFYMGPMMNLAAMREAGTWEKLLAAHEAIGQDEQLSLTAATDGRVKGVDKKYNLVPQWDGLESVAARAAKSGSEVYVENGITWRNGVPEGIIHWTGFGKPWHYKTRVWRADLWEAEKTSWEHLRMGLWDKPVSVEVGATNGHAMRALARRGWKVKAVGPKFDLAADRYHVPYGDLELVEAPEEAAPALLGTLGDGVDMFRFGPDSQPSGWLAGDTIRPKHCVLSGPMEAGEVAKLRDFGYRAEFRIARREWPQGGPHPKVLEYALAPEALAVGEEEELYLSRDLEAALPLERWGRPATLVETEAPELAEDLVAFLESDWISRLAAPSFIFCAGSPAVTVRLAGRFPGARIAAVSDSARIATRYNGHPQIEPVHAPVSPGVPWYDPTKLDLEPIDLVVAGDGARLRDGCQSLGPWLKPGAIVLLDRISFTEEKDPLEHWRSGGWSEIARGESFVAFQQQPSGPRVVPGWDVSAPTRAMADLAERFYLIATPEQAASTVSSTAMLWPGVPCETILQETPADAEIRWQEMKGMEAHGSPGNLRTGYVPTAVGEKRAGIRALEAFLASGADTALICLSRCQWREDADAILERASLELPEDWDLLYLTASPRARHQPWSPHLVRLRGARQCTAILWTRRAAERLLPELAAADCEWDVFMERSHAAVNAYCVIPMPASLDR; the protein is encoded by the coding sequence ATGATCAAGATCGTTCTTTCCTCCGACCAACGCGGTCTTCCCTACAACGCGACGCTGATCGGCAGCGTGTTGCGACGGACCACTGCCAATGTCCACGTGCGTTTCTATACCCGCGGCTACCGCCGCGAGTCGTTCACGAGCGGCCGTCTGAAGGTGGATTTCATCGAAACGGACGAGGCGGTGACGGGCCGCTACCCGGGCCACGTGAACCTGGCGGTGTTCGACCGCCTGCGTGTGATCCGGGATTTCGATGACTGGGACCGTTGCCTGATCCTGGATCATGACATGGCGGTGTTGTGCGACCTTGCGCCGTACTTCGCGGAGGATTTCGAGGGCAACCTGCTGATGGGCCGTCTGTTCGGGCCGGGGAATACCCTGGGCCTGCAGATGAAGTCCCGCGGCGGACTGCCGGAGGACTGGCAGCACTGCGAGGACCACCCCTATTTCTACATGGGGCCGATGATGAACCTCGCCGCGATGCGGGAGGCCGGCACCTGGGAAAAACTGCTGGCGGCCCACGAGGCGATCGGCCAGGACGAACAGCTTTCCCTGACAGCTGCCACGGATGGCCGGGTGAAGGGCGTCGACAAGAAATACAACCTGGTCCCGCAATGGGACGGCCTGGAGTCCGTGGCCGCGCGCGCCGCGAAATCGGGTTCCGAGGTGTATGTGGAAAACGGCATCACCTGGCGGAACGGGGTTCCGGAGGGGATCATCCACTGGACCGGTTTCGGCAAGCCATGGCACTACAAGACGCGGGTCTGGCGCGCGGATCTGTGGGAGGCGGAGAAGACCTCGTGGGAGCACCTGCGGATGGGGTTGTGGGACAAGCCGGTGTCCGTGGAAGTGGGTGCGACGAACGGCCACGCGATGCGGGCCTTGGCGAGGCGCGGTTGGAAGGTGAAGGCCGTGGGGCCGAAGTTCGATCTCGCCGCGGACCGCTACCATGTCCCGTATGGCGACCTGGAGCTGGTGGAAGCTCCTGAGGAAGCAGCCCCGGCCTTGCTGGGCACGCTGGGAGATGGTGTGGACATGTTCCGTTTCGGGCCGGATTCCCAGCCTTCCGGCTGGCTGGCGGGTGACACGATTCGCCCGAAGCATTGTGTCCTCAGCGGCCCGATGGAGGCCGGGGAGGTGGCCAAGCTCCGGGATTTCGGTTACCGTGCCGAGTTCCGCATCGCGCGCCGCGAGTGGCCGCAGGGTGGGCCTCACCCGAAGGTGTTGGAGTATGCGCTGGCCCCGGAGGCGCTGGCGGTGGGCGAGGAGGAGGAGCTGTATCTTTCCCGGGATCTGGAGGCGGCCCTGCCGTTGGAGCGTTGGGGACGTCCCGCGACGCTCGTTGAAACGGAGGCCCCGGAACTGGCGGAGGATCTGGTGGCATTTCTCGAATCCGATTGGATCAGCCGTTTGGCCGCGCCTTCGTTCATCTTCTGCGCCGGCTCGCCGGCGGTGACCGTGCGGTTGGCAGGCCGTTTCCCGGGCGCGCGGATCGCCGCGGTTTCGGATTCGGCCCGGATCGCCACCCGTTACAATGGGCATCCCCAGATCGAGCCGGTGCACGCGCCGGTGTCGCCGGGAGTGCCATGGTACGACCCAACGAAGCTGGATTTGGAGCCGATCGACCTGGTGGTGGCTGGCGATGGCGCGCGGCTGCGCGACGGTTGCCAGTCGCTGGGGCCGTGGTTGAAGCCAGGTGCGATCGTGCTGCTGGACAGGATTTCCTTCACCGAGGAAAAGGATCCGCTGGAGCACTGGCGAAGCGGAGGCTGGAGTGAGATCGCGCGCGGGGAATCCTTCGTGGCGTTCCAACAGCAGCCCTCCGGCCCGCGGGTGGTGCCGGGGTGGGATGTTTCCGCGCCCACCCGGGCGATGGCGGATCTGGCGGAGCGCTTTTATCTCATCGCGACTCCGGAGCAGGCGGCGTCCACCGTTTCCTCCACGGCCATGCTGTGGCCCGGTGTGCCGTGCGAGACGATCCTGCAGGAAACACCCGCCGATGCGGAGATCCGCTGGCAGGAGATGAAGGGGATGGAGGCGCACGGTAGCCCCGGCAACCTGCGAACGGGCTATGTGCCCACCGCGGTGGGAGAAAAGCGCGCCGGCATCCGGGCCTTGGAGGCGTTCCTCGCCAGCGGCGCGGACACGGCTTTGATTTGCCTGAGCCGCTGCCAGTGGCGGGAGGATGCCGATGCGATCCTCGAGCGCGCTTCCCTGGAGCTGCCGGAGGATTGGGACCTGCTCTACTTGACGGCCAGCCCGCGCGCGCGGCACCAGCCATGGTCACCGCATCTCGTGCGGTTGCGTGGTGCCCGCCAGTGCACCGCCATCCTGTGGACACGCCGCGCCGCGGAACGCCTGTTGCCGGAGCTGGCGGCGGCGGACTGTGAATGGGATGTCTTCATGGAGCGCTCGCACGCCGCCGTGAATGCCTATTGTGTGATTCCCATGCCAGCTTCGCTTGACAGATGA